Proteins co-encoded in one Pirellulales bacterium genomic window:
- a CDS encoding SPFH domain-containing protein, with protein sequence MSTLFSVAIEPGSTEFWGTVAVALIALMFFSFVILLTRRYKRCPSNRVLVIFGKAGRGGEAAQCIHGGAKFVWPLIQDFAYLNLEPMQIEIPLRGALSMENIRVNVPSVFTVAIGTTPEVMSNAAIRLLGLGSKEIEKQAVEIIFGQMRQVIASMKIEDINRDRDTFLHHVQSSLEPELKKVGLVLINVNITDITDESGYIDAIGQKAASQAIQQARGDVAEQLRLGESRVAEAERDKSIQVANAKKDQQIGMHDADRAQAVRLAELEKEQKFGEQTAAFQRDAQIKGAQQTMRIAMADAEAQAVAGENEAQARIAGSQATLAVKQAEAFQLGESRKREAEAAVQEIQNRAMAKAAIASAERVEAERRAAVEAPAKAEKARIVVDAEAEAEKRRIVAQGEASAIFAKLEAEARGQFEILAKKGDGLRRIIEACGGAKEAFQLLLLEHFDNLVAASATAISNIKFDKVVVWESGDKNTTATANFLHGMARTMPPMMQVMKDIGGVEFPEALMKFVSDSPADGHASRPVPAPPIDGNGAPAAAPPAAPPSGPAK encoded by the coding sequence GTGTCTACCTTGTTTTCCGTCGCGATCGAACCCGGCAGCACCGAGTTTTGGGGCACCGTCGCCGTGGCGCTCATCGCGCTCATGTTCTTCAGTTTCGTGATCTTGCTGACCCGCCGCTACAAGCGCTGCCCGAGCAACCGGGTGTTAGTGATCTTCGGCAAGGCGGGGCGCGGCGGTGAGGCCGCACAATGCATTCACGGCGGGGCGAAATTCGTCTGGCCCCTGATCCAGGACTTCGCGTATCTGAACCTGGAGCCGATGCAGATCGAAATCCCGCTCCGCGGCGCGCTGTCGATGGAGAATATCCGGGTGAACGTGCCCAGCGTGTTCACCGTGGCGATCGGCACCACGCCGGAGGTGATGAGCAACGCCGCGATCCGCCTCTTGGGCCTCGGGTCCAAGGAGATCGAGAAGCAGGCCGTCGAAATCATCTTCGGCCAAATGCGGCAAGTGATCGCTTCGATGAAAATCGAAGACATCAACCGCGACCGCGACACGTTCCTGCACCACGTCCAGAGTTCGCTCGAGCCGGAGCTGAAGAAGGTCGGCCTGGTGCTAATCAATGTGAACATCACTGATATCACCGACGAGAGCGGCTATATCGACGCGATCGGTCAGAAGGCCGCGTCGCAAGCGATCCAGCAGGCCCGCGGCGACGTGGCCGAGCAACTTCGCCTCGGCGAGAGCCGCGTGGCCGAGGCCGAGCGCGACAAGTCGATCCAGGTGGCCAACGCCAAGAAAGACCAGCAGATCGGCATGCACGATGCCGATCGGGCTCAGGCCGTTCGGCTGGCCGAGTTGGAGAAAGAACAGAAGTTTGGCGAGCAGACCGCGGCCTTCCAGCGCGACGCCCAGATCAAAGGCGCCCAGCAGACGATGCGCATTGCCATGGCCGATGCAGAGGCCCAGGCCGTCGCCGGCGAGAACGAGGCCCAGGCCCGGATCGCCGGCTCGCAAGCCACGCTGGCCGTGAAGCAGGCCGAGGCCTTCCAACTCGGCGAAAGCCGCAAACGCGAAGCCGAGGCCGCCGTGCAGGAAATCCAGAACCGGGCCATGGCGAAGGCGGCCATCGCGTCGGCCGAGCGAGTCGAAGCCGAGCGGCGCGCGGCGGTCGAAGCCCCGGCCAAGGCCGAGAAGGCGCGGATCGTTGTTGACGCTGAGGCCGAGGCCGAAAAGCGGCGGATCGTCGCCCAAGGCGAGGCCTCCGCGATCTTCGCCAAGCTGGAAGCCGAAGCCCGCGGCCAGTTCGAAATCCTCGCCAAGAAAGGGGACGGCCTGCGGCGGATCATCGAAGCCTGCGGCGGGGCCAAAGAAGCCTTCCAACTCCTGCTGCTCGAGCACTTCGACAACCTGGTCGCCGCTTCAGCCACCGCCATCTCGAATATCAAGTTCGACAAGGTGGTGGTCTGGGAAAGTGGCGACAAGAACACCACCGCGACCGCCAATTTCCTACACGGCATGGCCCGCACTATGCCTCCGATGATGCAAGTGATGAAAGACATCGGCGGCGTCGAATTCCCCGAAGCCCTGATGAAATTCGTCAGCGACAGCCCGGCCGATGGCCACGCCTCGCGCCCGGTGCCCGCGCCGCCAATCGACGGCAACGGCGCGCCGGCAGCGGCGCCGCCAGCAGCGCCGCCGTCAGGTCCAGCTAAGTAG
- a CDS encoding PIN domain-containing protein: MARAVLLDTGPLGMVTHPRPNRDIVEWLRSLLSAGATVHVPEIADYELRRELIRAKRIKGIARLDALEKRIGYIPLTTAAMRKAAEFWADARNRGIPTADDKALDADMILAAQAVTYPRTAGSTVIATTNVAHLSLFADAESWQNVS; this comes from the coding sequence ATGGCTAGAGCGGTGCTGCTCGACACGGGACCACTCGGCATGGTGACTCACCCGCGCCCAAATCGCGACATCGTGGAATGGTTGCGATCGTTGCTTAGCGCGGGAGCGACGGTACACGTACCCGAGATCGCCGACTATGAGTTGCGCCGCGAGCTAATCCGGGCCAAACGCATCAAGGGTATCGCGCGCCTCGACGCGCTCGAAAAACGAATCGGATACATTCCGCTCACAACGGCTGCGATGCGGAAAGCCGCGGAATTCTGGGCCGATGCCCGCAACCGCGGGATCCCGACCGCCGACGACAAGGCGCTTGATGCGGATATGATTCTTGCCGCCCAGGCCGTGACGTATCCTCGCACCGCGGGATCAACGGTGATCGCCACCACGAACGTCGCTCATTTGTCGCTGTTCGCGGATGCCGAGTCGTGGCAGAACGTGAGCTAA